A stretch of the Neofelis nebulosa isolate mNeoNeb1 chromosome 1, mNeoNeb1.pri, whole genome shotgun sequence genome encodes the following:
- the LOC131518782 gene encoding serine/threonine-protein kinase MARK2-like: MLQGRKAITAGEEDFCIYEIPEITSEGSVPPRKQSDVTFIKKTQKDPAGLQGLCREAQNMKTSSHPSVVKSLEVINTKETLVLLSEYVSRDNLRDDFTHHGQVTEEVPDTFCRLLSVVEYCHQQGMIGGYLKLETLLFGKKLKVKRTGVGLSIQFAGYKLHTFWDSPPYSAPRLFLQQREDTPSASAWNLGVVWYCLATGLEPFEGEVFWDAERNIENREHSALVFMSLESENMWYTLTTIQPTINTPTTVRCWSSLATCSSTGLSSERSSLTSEGTSIGTTISGPRFNSPATNSDTSSEYRQPGRMSLEPKNQVLKPLNKLKNVFKKNNKIQP; this comes from the coding sequence ATGCTTCAGGGGCGTAAGGCCATTACCGCTGGTGAGGAGGACTTCTGTATTTACGAGATCCCCGAGATCACCAGTGAGGGCAGCGTCCCCCCCAGGAAGCAGTCTGATGTGACGTTCATCAAGAAAACCCAGAAGGACCCCGCTGGCCTCCAGGGACTTTGTCGTGAAGCCCAGAATATGAAGACCTCAAGTCACCCAAGTGTTGTCAAGTCACTTGAGGTGATCAACACCAAGGAAACGTTGGTTCTCCTTTCAGAATACGTAAGCAGAGACAACCTGCGTGACGATTTTACACACCATGGCCAAGTGACGGAGGAGGTTCCAGACACATTCTGCCGGCTGTTATCGGTGGTGGAGTACTGCCACCAACAAGGTATGATAGGCGGGTATCTGAAGCTGGAGACACTGCTTTTTGGCAAGAAGCTGAAGGTAAAACGCACGGGGGTTGGACTGAGCATCCAGTTTGCTGGCTACAAACTCCACACTTTCTGGGACAGCCCCCCTTATTCTGCCCCGCGACTCTTCCTGCAGCAAAGGGAGGACACCCCTTCTGCAAGCGCTTGGAACCTGGGGGTGGTTTGGTACTGCTTGGCCACCGGGTTGGAGCCGTTTGAGGGGGAAGTCTTCTGGGACGCGGAACGAAATATCGAAAACAGGGAGCACAGTGCTCTGGTTTTCATGTCCCtggagagtgaaaacatgtggtacaCGTTGACAACTATCCAGCCCACGATCAACACACCAACCACAGTCCGCTGCTGGAGCTCCCTCGCAACCTGTTCCAGCACAGGCCTGTCCTCAGAGCGGAGTAGTCTGACCTCCGAAGGGACCAGCATAGGGACCACGATTAGCGGGCCCAGATTCAACTCGCCAGCCACAAACTCCGACACCAGCAGTGAATACAGGCAGCCAGGGAGGATGTCCCTAGAGCCAAAAAATCAGGTTCTCAAacctctcaataaattaaaaaatgtatttaaaaaaaataacaaaatacaaccctaa